Proteins found in one bacterium genomic segment:
- a CDS encoding LysE family translocator has product MDARFAAYVLVAAVLIVTPGPDMALVARNAFRGGTRAARATAFGVGVGILLWGCASAAGLASTLAASATAYGALKLAGALFLVFFGIRSLLGAARQAGRPSGPAQVRVPAGPLLTPARAFVQGLAGNLLNPKAGAIFVAVVPQFTAPGDPPARLAAMVAAFVVMVTVWLNVYGVLIARASARFGPRFRRALDAAAGVVMTALGARLAFERR; this is encoded by the coding sequence ATGGACGCGCGCTTCGCCGCGTACGTGCTCGTGGCCGCGGTGCTCATCGTCACGCCGGGACCGGATATGGCGCTCGTCGCGCGCAACGCCTTCCGCGGCGGCACGCGCGCCGCCCGCGCCACCGCCTTCGGCGTCGGCGTGGGAATTCTGTTATGGGGATGCGCCTCCGCCGCGGGGCTCGCCTCGACGCTCGCCGCGTCGGCCACGGCGTACGGCGCCCTCAAGCTGGCGGGCGCGCTGTTTCTCGTCTTCTTCGGCATCCGGAGCCTGCTCGGCGCCGCCCGTCAGGCGGGCCGCCCGTCCGGACCGGCTCAGGTCCGCGTTCCCGCGGGGCCGCTCCTCACTCCCGCGCGCGCGTTCGTCCAGGGGCTCGCCGGCAACCTGCTCAACCCCAAGGCCGGCGCCATCTTCGTCGCCGTGGTGCCGCAGTTCACGGCGCCGGGCGATCCGCCGGCGCGGCTGGCGGCCATGGTCGCCGCCTTCGTCGTCATGGTCACGGTCTGGCTGAACGTTTACGGTGTGCTGATCGCGCGGGCGTCCGCGCGATTCGGTCCGCGCTTCCGCCGCGCGCTGGACGCCGCCGCGGGCGTGGTCATGACGGCCCTCGGCGCCCGTCTGGCGTTCGAGCGCCGCTGA
- a CDS encoding dipeptidase, with protein sequence MSTVDYAAADAYLSRQRERHLGELQEFLRIPSVSALPAHRPDIVRAAEWLAARLRATGVPEVRVMPTAGSPVVYGAWPVRPGAPTILLYGHYDVQPVDPVALWQTPPFEPAVRDGRLVARGASDDKGSLFIPLLALEAVRSVTGGPPINLKFIFEGEEETGSPNLAPFLHDQRELLAADVTVSADGGQWDVETPSLALGNRGLTGLQIDIRGASTDLHSGTYGGAVANPLHTLAALLAGMHDAQNRVTVAGFYDAVRTLSAAERRELARVPFDEAGQRRELGIAQFIGEPDYTPLERTWIRPTLEVNGMWGGFQGDGSKTVLPNEAHAKITCRLVPDQDPDQIAELVEQHVRRHAPAGVTLTVTRSKGKSRPYLMPSDHPALTAAAKALQATYGREPVRVRVGGTLPVADLVKRELGTWLVFFAFGEPDNLVHAPNEFLRLGTFDRGTRAYVRFLDELGRSDAAGLRA encoded by the coding sequence GGCGGCCGAATGGCTGGCGGCGCGCCTGCGGGCGACGGGCGTGCCCGAGGTGCGCGTGATGCCGACGGCCGGCAGCCCCGTCGTATACGGCGCGTGGCCCGTGCGGCCCGGCGCGCCGACGATTCTCCTCTACGGGCACTACGACGTACAGCCGGTCGATCCGGTGGCGCTCTGGCAGACGCCGCCCTTCGAACCCGCGGTCCGGGACGGCCGGCTCGTCGCCCGCGGCGCGAGCGATGATAAGGGCAGCCTCTTCATCCCACTCCTGGCACTCGAGGCGGTTCGCAGCGTGACCGGCGGTCCCCCGATCAACCTCAAGTTCATCTTCGAGGGCGAGGAAGAGACCGGCAGCCCGAACCTCGCGCCCTTCCTGCACGATCAGCGGGAACTGCTCGCCGCGGACGTCACGGTCAGCGCGGACGGCGGGCAGTGGGACGTGGAGACGCCGTCCCTCGCGCTCGGCAACCGGGGCCTGACGGGGCTGCAGATCGACATCCGCGGCGCGTCCACGGACCTGCACTCCGGCACCTACGGCGGCGCGGTTGCGAACCCGCTCCACACGCTGGCGGCGCTGCTCGCCGGGATGCACGACGCTCAGAACCGGGTGACGGTCGCCGGCTTCTACGACGCGGTCCGGACGCTCAGCGCGGCCGAGCGCCGGGAGCTGGCGCGCGTGCCGTTCGACGAAGCGGGGCAGCGCCGCGAACTCGGCATCGCGCAGTTCATCGGAGAACCGGATTACACGCCGCTCGAACGCACCTGGATCCGGCCGACGCTGGAGGTCAACGGCATGTGGGGCGGCTTTCAGGGCGACGGCAGCAAGACCGTCCTGCCGAACGAGGCGCACGCCAAGATCACATGCCGCCTGGTCCCCGACCAGGATCCGGATCAGATCGCGGAGCTGGTGGAGCAGCACGTGCGCCGCCACGCCCCCGCCGGCGTAACGCTGACCGTGACGCGCTCCAAGGGCAAGTCGCGCCCGTACCTCATGCCGTCGGACCATCCGGCGCTGACGGCGGCGGCGAAGGCGCTCCAGGCGACCTACGGCAGGGAGCCGGTGCGCGTCCGCGTCGGCGGCACGCTGCCGGTCGCCGATCTGGTGAAGCGCGAACTGGGGACCTGGCTCGTGTTCTTCGCCTTCGGCGAGCCCGACAATCTCGTCCACGCGCCGAACGAGTTTCTGCGCCTCGGGACGTTCGACCGCGGCACGCGTGCCTACGTGCGCTTTCTGGACGAGCTCGGCCGGTCGGACGCCGCCGGCCTGAGGGCGTAG